A portion of the Etheostoma cragini isolate CJK2018 chromosome 13, CSU_Ecrag_1.0, whole genome shotgun sequence genome contains these proteins:
- the endou2 gene encoding poly(U)-specific endoribonuclease-B translates to MIESDRELSAMVQELWDNDVNRLQPGKDYRISLQGKAGGSMAMNDNNDGAGYPLFTFVDENIFKKETFLAFISLLDNYVSDTGEPEIVTPEEVAENHKFLDSIIQTSTMKIAHKYLVENNLSPKDEAQFKKQLYRIWFELYARRGSSRPDSSGFEHVFVGETRGGRTVIGFHNWIQLYLQEKLGHVDYKGYSVDANSPQPDENKHILALQFSWKNGIKPKGSIFIGVSPEFEFALYTLCFLTSPNERVKVQFNFYDVEIVCHHYNQKHIGTTYPVLLKYRKPTK, encoded by the exons ATGATTGAGAGTGACAGAGAGCTGTCGGCCATGGTACAGGAGCTGTGGGACAACGACGTCAACAGACTCCAACCTGGAAAAGACTACAGAATCTCTCTGCAG GGCAAAGCTGGAGGCAGCATGGCCATGAACGACAACAATGATGGAGCAGGATATCCTCTGTTTACGTTTGTCGAtgagaacattttcaaaaaggagACTTTTTTAG CTTTTATCTCCCTGTTGGATAACTATGTGAGTGACACCGGCGAGCCAGAAATTGTAACCCCTGAGGAGGTGGCAGAGAACCATAAATTCCTGGACTCCATCATTCAAACTTCCACTATGAAG ATAGCTCATAAATACCTGGTAGAGAATAACCTCTCTCCAAAGGACGAAGCACAATTCAAGAAGCAGCTGTACAGGATCTGGTTTGAACTTTATGCAAGGAGAGGATCCAGCAG GCCAGACTCCTCTGGATTTGAACACGTGTTTGTTGGTGAGACGAGAGGAGGGCGGACTGTCATCGGATTTCACAACTGGATCCAGCTCTACCTACAAGAGAAGCTGGGACACGTCGATTACAAAGGCTACAGCGTCGATGCAAATTCACCCCAG CCTGACGAGAACAAACACATCTTGGCGCTACAGTTCAGCTGGAAGAATGGTATAAAGCCCAAGGGCAGCATTTTCATCGGTGTCAGCCCCGAATTTGAGTTCGCCCTCTACACTCTCTGTTTCCTCACCTCGCCCAACGAGCGTGTCAAAGTCCAGTTCAATTTCTATGATGTGGAGATTGTTTGCCACCACTACAACCAAAAACACATAGGCACCACTTACCCTGTGCTGCTTAAGTACCGGAAACCTACCAAGTAA